Proteins encoded within one genomic window of Streptomyces sp. NBC_01314:
- a CDS encoding cellulose binding domain-containing protein, with product MRRTRILTTVLALAAGLLAGSPPVIAAAKADKAQKSVSIAADTYTWKNARIDGGGFVPGIVFNRKERNLAYARTDIGGAYRWVEASKTWTPLLDSVGWDNWGHTGVVSLASDTVDPNKVYVAAGTYTNSWDPGNGAVLRSSDRGASWQKANLPFKLGGNMPGRGMGERLAVDPNRNSVLYLGAPSGKGLWRSTDSGVTWSQVTNFPNVGNYVADPSDTSGYSSDNQGIVWVTFDETTGTSGNATKTLYVGVADKDNAVYRSTDAGATWSRVAGQPTGYLAHKGVLDATNGYLYLSYSDKGGPYDGGKGQLWRYATATGTWTNISPVAEADTYYGFSGLTVDRQDPGTVMATAYSAWWPDTQIFRSTDSGATWTRAWDYTSYPNRSNRFTMDVSSSPWLTWGANPSPPEQTPKLGWMTEALEIDPFNSSRMMYGTGATIYGTENLGNWDSGGQFAIKPMVQGLEETAVNDLASPPSGAPLLSALGDVGGFRHTDLTKVPSMMFTQPNFTTTTSLDFAESSPNTVVRVGNLDSGPHIAFSTDNGANWFAGTDPSGVSGGGTVAAASDGSRFVWSPAGTGVRYATGFGNSWSASSGIPADAIVESDRVDPKTFYGFKSGKFYVSTDGGATFTASNATGLPSGDSVRFKALPGVKGDVWLAGGATDGAYGLWHSTDSGATWTRLSGVEQADTIGFGKAATGASYQTLYTSAKIGGVRGIFRSTDKGATWTRINDDAHQWGWTGGAITGDPRVYGRVYVATNGRGVIYGDSSDTGGGGGGTDPDPEPEPTGACAVTYKVTNEWSGGFQADVQLSNTGTSAWTTWSLGWTFPNGQSVSQVWNAAYTQSGSAVTAKNIGWNGNVAAGSSVGFGFTGSWSGTNGKPTAFKLGDQSCTVT from the coding sequence TTGCGAAGAACCCGCATCCTCACCACCGTCCTGGCCCTCGCGGCCGGTCTGCTCGCGGGATCCCCACCCGTGATCGCCGCCGCGAAGGCGGACAAGGCCCAGAAGTCGGTGTCCATCGCCGCCGACACCTACACCTGGAAGAACGCCCGGATCGACGGCGGCGGTTTCGTGCCCGGCATCGTCTTCAATCGTAAGGAGCGGAACCTCGCGTACGCCCGTACGGACATCGGCGGGGCCTATCGCTGGGTGGAGGCGTCGAAGACGTGGACGCCGTTGCTCGACTCGGTCGGCTGGGACAACTGGGGGCACACGGGTGTCGTGAGCCTGGCCTCCGACACGGTCGACCCGAACAAGGTGTACGTGGCGGCCGGTACGTACACGAACAGCTGGGACCCGGGGAACGGGGCGGTCCTGCGGTCGTCCGACCGGGGTGCCAGCTGGCAGAAGGCCAACCTGCCGTTCAAGCTGGGCGGGAACATGCCGGGCCGGGGCATGGGCGAGCGCCTGGCCGTGGACCCGAACCGGAACAGCGTGCTGTATCTGGGCGCGCCGAGCGGTAAGGGGCTGTGGCGGTCCACGGACTCGGGGGTCACCTGGTCGCAGGTGACGAACTTCCCGAACGTCGGCAACTACGTGGCCGACCCCTCCGACACCAGCGGGTACTCCAGCGACAACCAGGGCATCGTCTGGGTCACCTTCGACGAGACCACCGGCACGTCCGGGAACGCGACGAAGACCCTCTACGTCGGGGTCGCCGACAAGGACAACGCCGTCTACCGCTCCACCGACGCGGGCGCGACCTGGTCACGGGTGGCCGGGCAGCCGACCGGCTATCTGGCCCACAAGGGCGTCCTCGACGCGACGAACGGCTACTTGTACTTGTCGTACAGCGACAAGGGCGGGCCGTACGACGGCGGCAAGGGCCAGCTGTGGCGGTACGCGACCGCGACGGGCACCTGGACGAACATCAGCCCGGTGGCGGAGGCCGACACGTACTACGGCTTCAGCGGGCTGACCGTCGACCGCCAGGATCCGGGCACGGTCATGGCGACGGCGTACAGCGCCTGGTGGCCCGACACCCAGATCTTCCGTTCGACGGACAGCGGCGCGACCTGGACCAGGGCCTGGGACTACACGTCGTACCCGAACCGTTCGAACCGCTTCACCATGGATGTCTCGTCCTCCCCCTGGCTGACCTGGGGCGCCAACCCGTCGCCGCCGGAGCAGACCCCCAAACTCGGCTGGATGACCGAGGCGTTGGAGATCGACCCGTTCAACTCCAGCCGGATGATGTACGGGACGGGCGCGACCATCTACGGCACGGAGAACCTGGGGAACTGGGACAGCGGCGGCCAGTTCGCGATCAAACCGATGGTGCAGGGCCTGGAGGAGACGGCCGTCAACGACCTGGCCTCGCCTCCGTCCGGCGCCCCGCTGCTCAGCGCGCTCGGTGACGTCGGCGGCTTCCGGCACACGGATCTGACGAAGGTCCCGTCGATGATGTTCACGCAGCCGAACTTCACGACGACGACCAGCCTGGACTTCGCCGAGTCCAGCCCCAACACGGTGGTGCGTGTGGGCAATCTGGACTCCGGTCCGCACATCGCGTTCTCCACGGACAACGGCGCCAACTGGTTCGCGGGCACCGACCCGTCGGGGGTGAGCGGCGGCGGCACGGTCGCGGCGGCCTCGGACGGCAGCCGGTTCGTGTGGAGCCCGGCCGGCACGGGCGTGCGGTACGCGACCGGATTCGGCAACTCCTGGTCGGCGTCGAGCGGCATCCCGGCCGACGCGATCGTGGAGTCCGACCGGGTCGACCCGAAGACCTTCTACGGCTTCAAGTCCGGGAAGTTCTATGTCAGTACGGACGGCGGCGCCACCTTCACCGCGTCGAACGCGACCGGCCTCCCGAGCGGCGACAGCGTGCGCTTCAAGGCGCTGCCCGGTGTGAAGGGTGACGTGTGGCTGGCGGGCGGCGCGACGGACGGCGCCTACGGCCTGTGGCACTCGACGGACAGCGGCGCCACCTGGACCAGACTGTCCGGTGTCGAGCAGGCCGACACGATCGGCTTCGGCAAGGCGGCGACGGGAGCCTCGTACCAGACCCTCTACACCAGCGCCAAGATCGGCGGCGTACGCGGCATCTTCCGCTCGACCGACAAGGGGGCGACCTGGACCCGGATCAACGACGACGCCCACCAGTGGGGTTGGACGGGTGGGGCCATCACGGGTGACCCGAGGGTGTACGGGCGGGTCTACGTGGCGACGAACGGGCGCGGGGTCATCTACGGCGACTCCTCCGACACCGGCGGCGGGGGCGGCGGTACGGACCCGGATCCCGAGCCCGAGCCGACGGGGGCCTGCGCGGTGACGTACAAGGTCACCAACGAGTGGTCGGGCGGCTTCCAGGCGGACGTGCAACTGTCCAATACGGGCACGAGCGCGTGGACCACCTGGTCGCTCGGCTGGACCTTCCCGAACGGCCAGAGTGTCTCCCAGGTCTGGAACGCCGCCTACACGCAGTCGGGTTCGGCGGTCACGGCCAAGAACATCGGTTGGAACGGCAATGTGGCGGCCGGTTCGTCGGTGGGCTTCGGCTTCACCGGAAGCTGGTCGGGGACGAACGGCAAACCGACCGCGTTCAAACTCGGTGACCAGTCCTGCACGGTGACCTGA
- a CDS encoding glycoside hydrolase family 48 protein — translation MHPRRRRRASRRMWTAVVAALVLPLTMLSTGSTPASAAAVACNVDYKTNDWGSGFTAELTITNRGTEAISGWTLTYAYAGNQTLSNGWSGTWSQSGKAVTAKNASWNGAIAVGAAVTTGAQFTYSGTNAAPTDFAINGTSCVGAHQPPITVLTSPAPGAVYSQGTAVPMAATAAAADNATVTKVEFYDDTTLLGTDTTSPYTYSATGLTVGSHSLVAKAYDSLGASANSTPVGITVASGPAVVVSPTQLGVRQGQSGTYDVKLSTQPSGNVTVTTARASGNTGLSVTGGASLTFTSSNWNTAQKVTIGANASGTGSAVFDSTATGHAKASVTVTQLAASSTYDERFLELYGKITNPANGYFSPEGIPYHSVETLIVEAPDHGHETTSEAYSYLLWLQAMYGKVTGDWSKFNGAWDIMEKFMIPTHADQPTNSFYNASKPATYAPEHDTPNEYPAQLNTGVSVGPDPIAAELKSAYGTDDVYGMHWLQDVDNVYGYGNSPGKCEAGPTDTGPSYINTFQRGPQESVWETVPQPTCDQFKYGGRNGYLDLFTGDASYSKQWKFTNAPDADARAVQAAYWADIWAKEQGKGADVSATIGKAAKMGDYLRYSMYDKYFKKIGNCVGATSCPAGTGKDASHYLMSWYYAWGGATDTAAGWSWRIGSSHTHGGYQNPLAAHALANYAPLKPKSTTGQADWAKSLDRQIEFYRWLQADEGGIAGGATNSWAGRYATPPAGTPTFYGMFYDEKPVYHDPPSNQWFGFQAWSMERVAEYYQQTGNAAAKTVLDKWVDWALSKTTINPDGTYRIPSTLQWSGAPDTWSASSPGANAGLHVTVADYTDDVGVAAAYAKTLTYYADRSGDADAARVAKALLDGMWDHHQDGLGIAVAETRADYNRFDDRVYVPSGWTGTMPNGDAINSTSTFDSIRSFYEDDPAWSKIEAYLAGGAAPSFTYHRFWAQADIALAMGSYAELLE, via the coding sequence ATGCACCCCAGACGGAGACGCCGTGCCTCGCGGCGCATGTGGACGGCCGTGGTCGCGGCCCTCGTCCTCCCCCTGACGATGCTCTCCACCGGGTCGACACCCGCGAGTGCGGCGGCGGTCGCCTGCAACGTCGACTACAAGACCAACGACTGGGGCTCGGGTTTCACCGCCGAGCTGACGATCACCAACCGTGGCACGGAGGCCATCAGCGGCTGGACCCTGACGTACGCCTACGCGGGCAACCAGACGCTCTCCAACGGCTGGAGCGGCACCTGGTCGCAGTCCGGCAAGGCCGTGACGGCGAAGAACGCGTCCTGGAACGGCGCGATCGCCGTCGGGGCCGCGGTGACCACCGGCGCCCAGTTCACCTACAGCGGCACGAACGCCGCGCCGACCGACTTCGCCATCAACGGCACCAGTTGTGTGGGCGCGCACCAGCCGCCGATCACGGTGCTGACCAGCCCGGCGCCGGGCGCGGTGTACTCGCAGGGCACCGCGGTGCCGATGGCGGCCACCGCCGCCGCGGCGGACAACGCGACGGTCACGAAGGTCGAGTTCTACGACGACACCACGCTGCTGGGCACGGACACGACCTCGCCGTACACGTACTCGGCCACGGGATTGACCGTGGGCAGTCATTCGCTGGTGGCCAAGGCGTACGACAGCCTGGGCGCGTCGGCGAACTCCACGCCGGTCGGCATCACGGTCGCCTCGGGTCCCGCCGTGGTGGTCTCGCCGACCCAACTGGGCGTGCGTCAGGGCCAGTCGGGCACCTACGACGTGAAACTTTCGACACAGCCGTCGGGGAACGTGACGGTGACGACCGCGCGGGCGTCCGGCAACACCGGGCTCTCGGTGACGGGCGGCGCCTCGCTGACCTTCACCTCGTCGAACTGGAACACCGCGCAGAAGGTGACCATCGGCGCCAACGCGTCCGGCACCGGCTCGGCGGTCTTCGACTCGACGGCCACCGGCCACGCCAAGGCCTCGGTGACCGTGACCCAGCTGGCCGCGTCGAGCACGTACGACGAGCGCTTCCTGGAGCTCTACGGCAAGATCACCAACCCGGCGAACGGCTACTTCTCCCCCGAGGGCATCCCGTACCACTCGGTGGAGACGCTGATCGTCGAGGCGCCGGACCACGGTCATGAGACCACGTCGGAGGCGTACAGCTACCTCCTGTGGCTGCAGGCCATGTACGGCAAGGTGACGGGCGACTGGTCGAAGTTCAACGGGGCCTGGGACATCATGGAGAAGTTCATGATCCCGACCCACGCCGACCAGCCGACCAACTCCTTCTACAACGCCTCCAAGCCGGCGACGTACGCTCCCGAGCACGACACCCCCAACGAGTATCCGGCGCAGCTCAACACCGGTGTCTCGGTCGGCCCGGACCCCATCGCCGCCGAGCTGAAGAGCGCGTACGGCACGGACGACGTCTACGGCATGCACTGGCTGCAGGACGTCGACAACGTCTACGGCTACGGCAACTCGCCCGGCAAGTGCGAGGCGGGGCCGACGGACACCGGCCCGTCGTACATCAACACCTTCCAGCGCGGGCCGCAGGAGTCGGTGTGGGAGACCGTCCCGCAGCCCACCTGCGACCAGTTCAAGTACGGCGGCAGGAACGGGTACCTGGACCTGTTCACCGGTGACGCGTCGTACTCGAAGCAGTGGAAGTTCACCAACGCCCCGGACGCCGACGCGCGTGCCGTGCAGGCCGCGTACTGGGCGGACATCTGGGCCAAGGAGCAGGGCAAGGGTGCCGACGTCTCCGCGACCATCGGCAAGGCCGCGAAGATGGGCGACTATCTGCGCTACTCGATGTACGACAAGTACTTCAAGAAGATCGGGAACTGTGTGGGCGCCACGTCCTGCCCGGCCGGCACCGGCAAGGACGCCTCCCACTACCTGATGTCCTGGTACTACGCGTGGGGCGGCGCCACCGACACGGCGGCCGGCTGGTCCTGGCGCATCGGCTCCAGCCACACGCACGGCGGCTACCAGAACCCGCTGGCCGCCCACGCCCTCGCCAACTACGCCCCGCTGAAGCCCAAGTCGACGACCGGGCAGGCGGACTGGGCCAAGTCCCTCGACCGGCAGATCGAGTTCTACCGCTGGCTGCAGGCCGACGAGGGCGGCATCGCGGGCGGCGCCACCAACAGCTGGGCGGGGCGGTACGCCACTCCCCCGGCCGGGACGCCGACCTTCTACGGCATGTTCTACGACGAGAAGCCGGTGTACCACGACCCGCCGTCCAACCAGTGGTTCGGCTTCCAGGCGTGGTCCATGGAGCGGGTCGCCGAGTACTACCAGCAGACGGGCAACGCGGCCGCGAAGACCGTGCTGGACAAGTGGGTCGACTGGGCGTTGTCGAAGACGACGATCAACCCGGACGGGACCTACCGGATTCCGTCGACACTCCAGTGGTCGGGTGCGCCCGACACATGGAGCGCGTCAAGTCCGGGCGCGAACGCGGGACTTCATGTCACCGTCGCCGACTACACCGACGACGTGGGTGTGGCGGCCGCGTACGCCAAGACGCTGACGTACTACGCCGACCGCTCCGGTGACGCCGACGCGGCCCGGGTCGCGAAGGCGCTGCTGGACGGCATGTGGGACCACCATCAGGACGGGCTCGGGATCGCCGTTGCCGAGACCCGGGCCGACTACAACCGGTTCGACGACCGGGTGTACGTGCCGAGTGGGTGGACCGGGACGATGCCGAACGGGGACGCGATCAACTCGACGTCCACCTTCGATTCGATCCGGTCGTTCTACGAGGACGATCCGGCCTGGTCGAAGATCGAGGCGTACTTGGCCGGTGGCGCCGCGCCTTCGTTCACGTATCACCGGTTCTGGGCTCAGGCGGACATCGCCTTGGCCATGGGTTCGTACGCGGAGTTGTTGGAGTAG
- a CDS encoding endonuclease/exonuclease/phosphatase family protein, which yields MPNHSRVTRRLSLQTALAAAVLLPLSHAGLSAGPASAAAEEEKEELVVSPRLDTMSFNLRYANTTRPNSWAERRPVMRELLRQEAPHVIGTQEGLHRQLLDIETDLGPDYRWIGTGRAGGNRDEFMAVFYDTRRLAPVEYQHFWLSDTPDVPGSNTWGGGSIRMVTWVRFRDLLDGGRQFYVLNTHLDNASQYARDRAAALIARRVAGFDPSLPLLVTGDFNVAAHRNTVYDTMLGAGLVDTWDTAAERGDLYATFHGYRPLTPGGDRIDWILTTPGVTAHRAAINTFASNGQFPSDHLPVQASLTLG from the coding sequence GTGCCGAACCACAGCCGAGTCACGCGTCGTCTCAGCCTGCAGACCGCGCTCGCCGCGGCGGTTCTGCTGCCCCTGTCCCACGCCGGGTTGTCCGCCGGACCCGCTTCCGCGGCGGCGGAGGAAGAGAAGGAGGAACTCGTCGTCAGCCCCCGACTCGACACCATGTCGTTCAATCTGCGCTACGCGAACACCACCCGGCCCAACAGCTGGGCCGAACGCAGACCGGTGATGCGGGAGCTGCTGCGGCAGGAGGCACCTCATGTCATCGGCACCCAGGAAGGTCTCCACCGACAACTGCTCGACATCGAGACCGACCTCGGACCGGACTACCGCTGGATCGGCACCGGTCGCGCGGGCGGCAACCGGGACGAGTTCATGGCGGTCTTCTACGACACCCGCCGGCTCGCGCCCGTCGAGTACCAGCACTTCTGGCTCTCCGACACCCCGGACGTGCCCGGGTCCAACACCTGGGGCGGCGGCTCCATCCGTATGGTCACCTGGGTCAGATTCCGCGATCTGCTGGACGGCGGAAGACAGTTCTACGTCCTCAACACCCATCTGGACAACGCCAGCCAGTACGCCCGCGACCGTGCCGCGGCCCTGATCGCCCGGCGCGTCGCCGGGTTCGACCCGTCGCTGCCCCTACTCGTCACCGGTGACTTCAACGTCGCGGCCCACCGGAACACGGTCTACGACACGATGCTGGGCGCCGGACTCGTCGACACCTGGGACACGGCGGCGGAGCGCGGCGACCTCTACGCGACGTTCCACGGCTACCGCCCGCTGACCCCCGGCGGCGACCGCATCGACTGGATCCTGACCACGCCGGGCGTCACGGCGCACCGGGCGGCCATCAACACCTTCGCGTCGAACGGCCAGTTCCCCAGCGACCATCTGCCCGTACAGGCGTCGCTGACGCTGGGCTGA
- a CDS encoding glycoside hydrolase family 6 protein — MSRTRTALLAALALVAGAAGTAAAAVPDDVGVQAIPCTVDYKVQNQWSTGFTTAVTITNNSAAKSSWAVKWSYAGNQQVTNGWNSRVTQSGTTVTAANESYNGTLATGGSVSFGFQASYSGTNALPTTFTLDGVTCNVDDGGGGPTDPGPGTPGTKVDNPYSGAKVYVNPEWSAKAAAEPGGSRISSQPTGVWLDRIAAIEGAGGKMGLRAHLDEALRQKGSGELVVQLVIYNLPGRDCAALASNGELGPTEIGRYKTEYIDPIAAILADSKYAGLRIVTTVEIDSLPNLVTNTGSRPTATPECDVMKANGNYVKGVGYALNKLGDVGNVYNYVDAGHHGWIGWDDNFGASATVFKEAATAEGATVNDVHGFITNTANYSALKENNFTINDSAGGKSVRESKWVDWNRYVDELSFAQAFRTQLVSVGFNSNIGMLIDTSRNGWGGAARPTGPGATTTVDTYVDGGRYDRRLNTGNWCNQSGAGLGERPKAAPATGIDAYVWMKPPGESDGSSSAIPNDEGKGFDRMCDPTYTGNPRNNNNMSGALANAPVSGHWFSAQFQQLMQNAYPAL; from the coding sequence ATGAGCCGTACCAGAACAGCACTTCTGGCTGCGTTGGCGCTGGTCGCCGGCGCGGCCGGGACCGCAGCGGCCGCCGTACCCGACGACGTCGGCGTCCAGGCGATCCCCTGCACGGTCGACTACAAGGTGCAGAACCAGTGGTCGACCGGCTTCACCACCGCCGTCACGATCACCAACAACAGTGCCGCGAAGTCGTCATGGGCCGTGAAGTGGTCGTACGCGGGCAACCAGCAGGTCACCAACGGCTGGAACTCCCGGGTCACCCAGAGCGGTACGACGGTGACCGCCGCCAACGAGTCGTACAACGGCACGCTGGCGACCGGCGGTTCGGTCAGCTTCGGCTTCCAGGCCTCCTACAGCGGCACCAACGCCCTGCCGACGACGTTCACGCTCGACGGCGTGACCTGCAACGTCGACGACGGTGGCGGCGGCCCCACCGACCCGGGCCCCGGCACACCGGGCACGAAGGTGGACAACCCGTACTCCGGCGCCAAGGTGTACGTGAACCCGGAGTGGTCCGCGAAGGCCGCCGCCGAGCCGGGCGGCAGCCGGATCTCCAGCCAGCCCACGGGCGTCTGGCTGGACCGGATCGCCGCCATCGAGGGCGCGGGCGGCAAGATGGGTCTGCGCGCCCACCTCGACGAGGCGCTGCGGCAGAAGGGCTCGGGCGAGCTCGTCGTCCAGCTGGTGATCTACAACCTGCCCGGCCGTGACTGCGCGGCTCTCGCCTCCAACGGCGAGCTGGGCCCGACGGAGATCGGTCGCTACAAGACCGAGTACATCGACCCGATCGCGGCCATCCTCGCCGACTCGAAGTACGCCGGTCTGCGGATCGTCACGACCGTCGAGATCGACTCGCTGCCCAACCTCGTCACCAACACCGGAAGCCGCCCGACGGCCACCCCCGAGTGCGACGTGATGAAGGCCAACGGCAACTACGTCAAGGGCGTCGGCTACGCGCTCAACAAGCTCGGTGACGTGGGGAACGTCTACAACTACGTCGACGCCGGCCACCACGGCTGGATCGGCTGGGACGACAACTTCGGCGCCTCCGCCACCGTCTTCAAGGAGGCGGCGACCGCCGAGGGCGCCACGGTCAACGACGTCCACGGCTTCATCACCAACACGGCGAACTACAGCGCCCTGAAGGAGAACAACTTCACCATCAACGACTCCGCGGGCGGCAAGTCGGTCCGTGAGTCGAAGTGGGTGGACTGGAACCGCTACGTCGACGAGCTGTCCTTCGCCCAGGCCTTCCGCACCCAGCTGGTCTCGGTCGGCTTCAACTCGAACATCGGCATGCTGATCGACACCTCCCGCAACGGCTGGGGCGGCGCCGCACGGCCCACCGGACCGGGGGCGACGACCACCGTCGACACGTACGTGGACGGCGGGCGCTACGACCGCCGCCTCAACACCGGCAACTGGTGCAACCAGTCCGGAGCCGGTCTCGGCGAACGTCCGAAGGCCGCCCCGGCGACCGGGATCGACGCCTATGTGTGGATGAAGCCGCCGGGTGAGTCCGACGGGTCCAGCTCCGCCATCCCGAACGACGAGGGCAAGGGCTTCGACCGCATGTGCGACCCGACGTACACGGGCAACCCGCGCAACAACAACAACATGTCCGGTGCCCTGGCGAACGCGCCGGTCTCCGGGCACTGGTTCTCCGCCCAGTTCCAGCAGCTGATGCAGAACGCGTACCCCGCGCTCTGA
- a CDS encoding rhamnogalacturonan lyase, producing the protein MTAALLAAGLTTFTGTPAEAATARQVEALDRGVVSVHVDSGNLVSWRWLGTDPNDVSFNVYRAGTKVNSTPITGSTNYFHSGAPAQADYTVRAIVNGVEQGDSVHAVQLRTGYKDVPISAPAGGTTPDGVAYTYEANDASVGDLDGDGALEFVLKWQPTNAKDNSQSGYTGNTIIDGVKLDGTRLWRIDLGRNIRSGAHYTQFQVYDYDGDGRAEIAAKTADGTVDGAGTVIGSSSADHRNSSGYILSGPEYLTMFNGQTGRSMQTVDYVPARGTVSSWGDSYGNRVDRFLAGTAYLDGARPSLVMARGYYTRTVIAAWDWRGGSFTRRWTFDTSSSTNSGRGYDGQGSHSLSVGDVDNDGKDEIVYGAMAVDDNGNGLWTTRTGHGDAQHLGDLDASTSGLEYFKVSESTSQPAELYINPASGAVRWQLAACCDNGRGVAGDIYAGNDGPEMWSASDSSIRDEAGATKGREPSSVNFLSWWDGDPVRELLDGTRIDKYGTSSDTRLLTGSGVSSNNGTKATPALSGDILGDWREEVVWRTSGNTALRIYSTPIETSTKITTLLHDPMYRTGLAWQNTAYNQPPHTSFFIGDGMPTAPRPTVYTP; encoded by the coding sequence GACCCCAACGACGTGTCCTTCAACGTCTACCGGGCCGGCACCAAGGTCAACTCGACGCCGATCACCGGCTCGACGAACTACTTCCACTCCGGCGCCCCCGCCCAGGCCGACTACACGGTCCGCGCGATCGTGAACGGAGTGGAGCAGGGCGACTCGGTGCACGCCGTCCAACTCCGCACCGGCTACAAGGACGTGCCGATCAGCGCGCCCGCCGGCGGGACCACCCCGGACGGCGTCGCGTACACCTACGAGGCCAACGACGCCTCCGTGGGCGACCTCGACGGCGACGGCGCCCTGGAGTTCGTCCTGAAGTGGCAGCCGACGAACGCCAAGGACAACTCCCAGTCCGGCTACACCGGCAACACGATCATCGACGGCGTCAAGCTCGACGGCACCCGGCTGTGGCGCATCGACCTGGGCCGCAACATCCGCTCGGGCGCGCACTACACGCAGTTCCAGGTGTACGACTACGACGGCGACGGCAGGGCCGAGATCGCCGCCAAGACGGCGGACGGCACGGTCGACGGGGCGGGGACGGTGATCGGCAGTTCCTCCGCCGACCACCGGAACTCCAGCGGTTACATCCTGTCCGGGCCCGAGTACCTCACCATGTTCAACGGCCAGACCGGCAGGTCGATGCAGACCGTCGACTACGTCCCGGCCCGCGGCACGGTCTCGTCGTGGGGCGACTCGTACGGCAACCGCGTGGACCGCTTCCTCGCCGGGACGGCGTACCTGGACGGTGCCAGGCCCTCGCTCGTCATGGCACGCGGCTACTACACCCGTACGGTGATCGCGGCCTGGGACTGGCGGGGCGGCTCCTTCACCCGCCGCTGGACCTTCGACACCAGTTCCTCCACCAACTCCGGCCGGGGCTACGACGGGCAGGGCTCGCACAGTCTCTCCGTCGGTGACGTCGACAACGACGGCAAGGACGAGATCGTGTACGGCGCGATGGCCGTGGACGACAACGGCAACGGCCTGTGGACCACGAGGACGGGCCACGGCGACGCCCAGCACCTGGGCGACCTGGACGCGTCCACCTCCGGCCTGGAGTACTTCAAGGTCTCCGAGTCCACCTCCCAGCCCGCCGAGCTGTACATCAACCCCGCGAGCGGCGCGGTCCGCTGGCAGCTCGCCGCCTGCTGCGACAACGGCCGGGGAGTCGCCGGGGACATCTACGCCGGCAACGACGGGCCCGAGATGTGGTCCGCCTCCGACTCCTCCATCCGCGACGAGGCCGGCGCGACGAAGGGCCGCGAGCCCTCGTCCGTCAACTTCCTCTCCTGGTGGGACGGCGACCCGGTCCGTGAACTCCTCGACGGCACCCGCATCGACAAGTACGGCACCTCCTCGGACACCCGCCTGCTGACCGGCTCCGGGGTCTCCTCCAACAACGGCACCAAGGCCACCCCCGCGCTCTCCGGCGACATTCTCGGCGACTGGCGCGAGGAGGTCGTCTGGCGCACCAGCGGCAACACGGCCCTGCGGATCTACTCGACGCCGATCGAGACGAGCACGAAGATCACGACCCTGCTGCACGACCCGATGTACCGCACGGGTCTGGCCTGGCAGAACACCGCCTACAACCAGCCGCCGCACACCAGTTTCTTCATCGGCGACGGCATGCCGACGGCACCACGGCCGACGGTGTACACGCCGTAG